One Fundulus heteroclitus isolate FHET01 chromosome 1, MU-UCD_Fhet_4.1, whole genome shotgun sequence genomic window carries:
- the bcap31 gene encoding B-cell receptor-associated protein 31 — protein MSLQWTAVATFLYVEVFLVLLLCIPFISPKRWSQIFKSRMVTTIALYGNTWFMVAIAILVFLLIDAFREVRKYSVTDKVDVTNNPTAIEHIHMKLFRAQRNEYIAGFALLLCLLLRRLATLLSQQATLMASNEAFRKQAEGASTAAKTFMEENELLQEKLREAGIAAPEAGKKGAGLQEENKTLKEELKTLKEQLQDTKKALQKSDSDVSAMKKQSENLTVEYDRLLEEHSKMLASSDKKSD, from the exons ATGAGTCTGCAGTGGACGGCCGTGGCCACCTTCCTGTACGTGGAGGTCTTCCTGGTTCTTCTCCTCTGCATCCCCTTCATCTCACCTAAAAG ATGGAGCCAGATCTTCAAGTCCCGCATGGTGACGACCATCGCTCTGTACGGCAACACCTGGTTCATGGTGGCCATCGCCATCCTCGTCTTCCTGCTCATCG ACGCGTTCCGTGAGGTCAGGAAGTACAGCGTGACGGACAAAGTGGACGTGACCAACAACCCCACGGCCATCGAGCACATCCACATGAAGCTGTTCCGCGCCCAGAGGAACGAGTACATCGCCGGCTTCGCCCTGCTGCTCTGCct GCTGCTGCGGCGCCTGGCCACGCTGCTGTCCCAGCAGGCCACCCTCATGGCGTCCAACGAGGCGTTCAGGAAGCAGGCGGAGGGCGCCTCCACCGCCGCCAAGACCTTCATGGAGGAGAacgagctgctgcaggag AAACTGCGTGAGGCTGGAATTGCTGCTCCGGAGGCCGGGAAGAAAGGAGCAGGACTACAGGAGGAGAACAAGACCCTGAAAGAGGAGCTGAAGACCCTGAaggagcagctgcaggacaccaAGAAAG CTCTACAGAAGTCGGACAGTGACGTGAGTGCAATGAAGAAACAGTCTGAGAACCTGACGGTGGAGTACGACAGACTGCTGGAGGAGCACAGCAAGATGCTG GCTAGCAGCGACAAGAAGTCAGACTGA